One segment of Salvelinus alpinus chromosome 1, SLU_Salpinus.1, whole genome shotgun sequence DNA contains the following:
- the LOC139578879 gene encoding kelch-like protein 10: protein MMRLIIEYAYTRSVPVTAENVEPLLAAADQFCILGIVRACCDYLEAQLCLQNCIGICKFADFYSCPDLRRRAYLFILHHFEMVRFSEEFMELSLAQLCDIIEKDNLNVKQEDVVFEAVLRWINHSPQDRKAHVSVLLPKVRMALMTADYFMNNVKNNTLVKDNDDCKPIIISALKAMYDLNMNGPSNTDFRNPLTRPRLPYAILLAIGGWSGGSPTNGIEAYDARADRWVNVTREEESPRAYHGAAYLNGFVYCVGGFDSVDYFNSVRKFNPVTRTWHQVAPMHSRRCYVSVAVLDGCIYAMGGFDGYVRLNTAECYEPETNQWTLIAPMHEQRSDASATTLHGKVYICGGFNGNECLFTAESYSPQTNQWTLTAPMRSRRSGVGVIAYAEQVYAVGGFDGANRLRNAEAYNPLTNTWRTVPTMFNPRSNFGIEVVDDLLFVVGGFNGFTTTFNVECYDEKTEEWYDAHDMGIFRSALSCCVVHGLPNVAQYAAPRDSLQSPREELKLSASNSILSV from the exons ATGATGCGCCTGATCATCGAGTATGCCTACACACGTTCCGTGCCTGTGACTGCAGAGAATGTAGAACCGCTCCTGGCGGCTGCAGACCAGTTCTGCATCCTGGGGATCGTGAGAGCCTGCTGCGACTATCTGGAGGCCCAGCTCTGTCTGCAGAACTGCATCGGCATCTGCAAGTTTGCGGACTTCTACTCCTGCCCTGATCTGCGCCGCCGGGCCTACCTCTTCATCCTGCACCACTTTGAGATGGTGCGTTTCTCAGAGGAGTTCATGGAGCTCTCTCTGGCACAGCTCTGTGACATCATCGAGAAGGACAACCTGAATGTGAAGCAGGAGGATGTTGTGTTTGAGGCGGTCCTACGTTGGATCAACCACTCGCCTCAGGACCGCAAGGCCCACGTCTCTGTGCTGCTGCCCAAG gtcCGCATGGCCTTGATGACAGCCGACTACTTCATGAACAACGTGAAGAACAATACCCTGGTGAAGGACAATGATGACTGCAAGCCTATCATCATCAGTGCCCTGAAGGCCATGTACGACCTGAACATGAACGGGCCCTCCAACACTGACTTCCGCAACCCTCTGACCCGCCCACGCCTGCCTTATGCCATCCTATTGGCCATCGGTGGCTGGAGTGGTGGCAGCCCCACCAATGGCATTGAGGCGTATGATGCGCGGGCTGACCGGTGGGTGAATGTGACCCGGGAGGAGGAGAGCCCTCGAGCCTATCATGGAGCTGCTTACCTCAATGGCTTTGTCTACTGTGTGGGTGGCTTTGACAGCGTTGACTACTTTAACAGTGTACGTAAGTTCAACCCCGTCACACGGACCTGGCACCAGGTGGCCCCCATGCACTCGCGGCGCTGCTACGTCAGTGTGGCGGTGCTGGATGGCTGTATCTATGCCATGGGTGGCTTTGATGGATACGTACGACTGAACACCGCTGAGTGTTATGAGCCTGAGACTAACCAGTGGACCCTGATTGCACCCATGCATGAGCAGAGGAGTGATGCCAGTGCTACCACACTACATGGCAAG GTGTACATCTGCGGTGGCTTCAATGGGAATGAGTGCTTGTTCACAGCAGAGAGCTACAGCCCCCAGACCAACCAGTGGACTCTGACCGCCCCCATGAGAAGCAGGCGCAGTGGTGTGGGGGTCATCGCCTATGCGGAGCAGGTCTATGCG GTGGGCGGCTTCGATGGGGCTAACCGCCTGCGTAACGCTGAGGCCTACAACCCGCTGACCAACACATGGCGCACGGTGCCCACCATGTTCAACCCGCGCAGCAACTTTGGCATCGAGGTGGTGGACGACCTCCTGTTCGTGGTGGGGGGCTTCAACGGCTTCACCACTACCTTCAACGTGGAGTGCTATGACGAGAAAACAGAGGAGTGGTACGACGCCCACGACATGGGCATCTTCCGCAGTGCCCTCAGCTGCTGCGTGGTGCACGGGCTGCCCAACGTTGCCCAGTACGCAGCCCCCCGGGACTCCCTCCAGTCCCCCCGGGAAGAGCTGAAGCTCTCCGCTTCCAACAGCATCCTGTCTGTGTGA
- the LOC139578857 gene encoding kelch-like protein 11 — protein sequence MCVCVCVLSHTSLLQFRILTTTARMAAAPPNQDDSSRGSSGSSTPSVLVGDGDTEEAEDFTSSSHCTELSRRQNEQRKQGLFCDVTLAFSSGAATGNVQSCEFSAHRSVLAAATDYFTPLLGGQFSESLSGRVELKEWSAELGPDPETVESVIQYMYIGEIRVSTCNVHEVLEFADRFLLLHLKEFCGEFLKKKLSLANCVAVHSLAHMYTLDQLALRAADMIRRNFHKVIQDEEFYTLPFHLVRDWLSDAEITVDEEEVLFEAVVKWVQRNTEQRGRYFEELFRLLRLPQIKPTCLTRVVKNEALVAANQACLRLVSDAVEGHAIRCENLKSADLEFWSSYMASFQPRFGQNMDVIMVVGGVSEGGDYLSECVGYFIYEDRWVNLPHIHNHLDGHAIATTESHIYVAGSMEPGFAKTVERYNPNRNTWEQVSNLTTRKHSFGLTCIKDILYSIGGHGNFSPGFKDVSVYEPEPDKWHNLESAPKILRDVKAVSVEDRYVYVTARTPVDTDNEDGLKTVTTRYDTESRQWQDVDSLPLIDNYCVFQMAVASTNFYHTASCCPKSYTVRDEAAKQKISAHISDEILESLPPEVTSVEGAAICHFDEDVFVIGGWKNSDDVDKQYRKEAYRYSAERKRWMLLPPMPQPRCRATACHVRIPYRFLYGCQRYPMPQNLARQRDRMQQMQQLHRRTLTLRRQLQSQIEC from the exons atgtgtgtctgcgtgtgtgttctTTCCCACACGAGTTTACTGCAATTCCGAATTCTCACAACCACCGCCAGAATGGCAGCTGCACCCCCGAACCAAGACGACTCTAGCCGGGGTAGTAGCGGTAGCAGCACGCCCAGCGTCCTTGTCGGGGACGGGGACACGGAAGAGGCCGAGGATTTTACCTCCTCTTCCCACTGCACAGAGCTGTCTCGGCGGCAGAACGAACAGAGGAAGCAGGGTTTGTTCTGCGACGTGACGCTGGCCTTCAGCAGTGGGGCGGCAACCGGGAATGTTCAGAGCTGTGAGTTTTCCGCTCACCGTTCTGTACTGGCCGCGGCTACGGACTATTTCACGCCGTTGCTGGGAGGGCAGTTCTCCGAGTCGCTATCGGGTCGGGTTGAGTTGAAGGAATGGAGCGCTGAATTGGGACCAGACCCGGAGACGGTGGAGAGTGTCATTCAGTACATGTACATCGGAGAAATACGTGTGAGCACCTGCAATGTGCATGAAGTGTTAGAGTTTGCTGACAG GTTCCTGCTGCTACATCTGAAGGAGTTCTGTGGGGAGTTCTTGAAGAAGAAGCTGAGCCTGGCCAACTGTGTGGCGGTGCACAGCCTGGCCCACATGTACACCCTGGACCAGCTGGCTCTGCGGGCCGCAGACATGATCCGACGCAATTTCCACAAGGTCATCCAGGATGAGGAGTTCTACACCCTGCCCTTCCACCTGGTGAGGGACTGGCTGTCTGACGCAGAGATCACCGTGGACGAGGAGGAGGTGCTGTTTGAGGCTGTGGTGAAGTGGGTCCAGAGGAACACAGAACAGCGGGGGAGGTACTTTGAGGAGTTGTTCCGTCTCCTCCGGCTACCCCAGATTAAGCCCACCTGTCTGACGCGCGTGGTGAAGAACGAGGCACTGGTGGCGGCCAACCAGGCCTGTCTCCGCCTGGTGTCCGATGCCGTGGAGGGCCACGCCATCCGCTGTGAGAACCTCAAGTCAGCTGACCTGGAGTTCTGGTCGTCCTACATGGCCTCCTTCCAGCCGCGCTTCGGCCAGAACATGGACGTGATCATGGTGGTGGGCGGGGTGTCGGAGGGGGGTGACTACCTGAGTGAATGTGTGGGTTACTTCATCTACGAGGACCGCTGGGTTAACCTGCCCCACATCCACAACCACCTGGATGGCCACGCCATCGCCACCACAGAGTCCCACATCTACGTAGCGGGATCCATGGAACCGGGCTTCGCCAAGACCGTGGAGCGCTATAACCCCAACCGCAACACCTGGGAACAGGTGAGCAACCTGACCACACGTAAACACTCCTTTGGTCTCACCTGTATCAAAGACATCCTGTATAGCATCGGTGGCCACGGCAACTTCAGCCCCGGCTTCAAGGACGTGAGCGTGTACGAGCCTGAGCCGGACAAGTGGCACAACCTGGAGTCGGCGCCCAAGATCCTGCGGGACGTGAAGGCGGTGAGCGTGGAGGACCGCTACGTATACGTGACGGCGCGCACGCCGGTGGACACGGACAACGAGGACGGGCTGAAGACGGTCACCACGCGTTACGACACAGAGAGCCGCCAGTGGCAGGACGTGGACTCCCTGCCGCTCATAGACAACTACTGTGTGTTCCAGATGGCCGTAGCCTCCACCAACTTCTACCACACAGCCTCCTGCTGCCCTAAGAGCTACACGGTGCGGGACGAGGCCGCCAAGCAGAAGATCAGCGCCCACATATCAGACGAGATCCTGGAGAGCTTGCCGCCCGAGGTCACCAGCGTCGAGGGCGCCGCCATCTGCCACTTTGACGAGGACGTCTTTGTGATCGGCGGCTGGAAGAACAGCGACGACGTGGACAAGCAGTACCGCAAAGAGGCCTACCGCTACTCTGCCGAAAGGAAGCGCTGGATGTTGCTGCCGCCCATGCCCCAGCCACGCTGCCGCGCCACCGCCTGCCACGTGCGAATCCCCTACCGCTTCCTGTACGGCTGCCAGCGCTACCCCATGCCCCAGAACCTGGCCCGCCAGCGGGACCGCATGCAGCAGATGCAGCAGCTACACCGGCGTACCCTCACCCTGCGCAGGCAGCTGCAGTCTCAGATCGAGTGCTGA